ctaaaaaagaaaattgtcCAAGAATCTTATTAGTCAGTTAAAActtgaataaaatcaaaattagagGAAAGTTAACAAAttagtatatataaatacaattcaCAGTTGTTATctttttgtttgatatgttttatcatttgattttgccatttgattagggctttccgttttgagttcagtatttctgtgattttacttttttcaagccTATTTTCTTAAGACCGATtaatataaataacttttcaaaaaGTGCATGGACTACTTTTATAGTTAATCTTTTCTTTTAAAGGCGCTTAGATTCTTTGCATTTTTCAATATCTATTGTTATACAACATCAAATAAAATCTGCTGCATACTAAATAAATCAGTTGCAGTACCGCTTAAATATTAGTAAGGATCATCTggattttttttcgtaaaataaGAGCACTTCATCGtacgtttgaaaaaaaacccaacttaaTAAAAATGTCAAGATGATCGACAACCCAAAAAGTTTTGTTCCTGTGATCTATGATTGCTTGCTAGTGTTTTAAGGAGGTTATACCGTCTCGTATAATCATCCCATATCCCGTGTTCTTTTATTATGCTTTCcgattttatttctgtttttgtttatgtttttattgaactatgtttacaaacactgtatAATCATGATTTCATTTACAAAGCGTTTATTCATAACTTGAAACTGATATAGATCAATATCAACATCATCCGATTTATTAAGGGTCAtagatatagtttttttttcacatgctTAAAAGAGACATACAATATAAGTTTTAGTCTTATAAATAATTGAGAATTTAAGTACTTTAATGAGAAAtgataagtatttaaaaaaaaaaaagataactcaAGAATCCAAAGAAACTTGAGGGTGAGAATGTATTAAAACACTAGGAAACTATTAGAAAGTTAGATTGTAAAAATGACAATGCATGTCTACTTAAAACATTGGGAGTAAACAATGCTTACAGTAAACGTTAAATTTTCAGATGTCCTGTTGGTACTTTAATACTTTACAATGTTTTGATAGAATGTTGTTTTCTAACTTTGATTGCACAATAGGGGTCTTTCTACATAGACGCTTTAACATTGgtctatataaataaactcattatagataccaggattgaaattttatatttgtgccagacgcgcgtttcgtcttcaaaagactaatcagtgacgctcgaaacaaaatatgttaaaatatatatataaaaaaaaggctaaataaagtacgaagttgatgagcattgatgaccaaaagtccctaaaagttttgccaaatacagctaaggtctGTTCCTGAGAgagaaaagtcttagtatttcaaatattaaagaatttgtaaacagttaatttataattatgaacatatcaatgacaattaaagtcaacacagaagtgctgactactgggctggtgatacactcggggaattaaaactccaccagaagtggcatcgacccagtggttgtaaataaactcatcatatataccaggattgaattttatatttgcgccagacgagcgtttcgatCCTTTAAtgatcaaacatatatatataatttgcgaaagcaaatttacagatctaacattgttgggttgatgtttagacgagtaatatatatatatatacagccagaataattattgtaaaattgcCAGTTTGAGAAATAATCTGGAACAACTAGAGACGTTTAAATGTCCATATATAAGGTTTATGTATGTGTCTGATTTACATTGAAGCAATATGTTATACAATCGCGCAGTGCCATATGCTTGTCGAATAATTAAGTTAAAACTTAAGAAAGACATACCACATTTCTGTTAGGTTTGGTTTGATATAACTTTCATATATAGGACACATTTCGCCAGTTGAAAAAAACATCAGCATATTTCAGGTTTAGTATTAGTATACATTTATTTCGCCATGTACGTATGAAGTCTACACAAGAGGCACTCGAATCAAACAATTTTGAAAGCCAAATCAAGTATGAATCTCCAGAACATTGTAAACactatatttgaataaaaataacgCTTCATAGATTTGATGCGTCCTAACCGTTTTACTGAATTTACATACATCAAGGACTCTCAAATCCAAACTTTTCAAAGCTATGCATGtagaaatatacatataaatgtaaggaactatatgaCCAACATGGACATAAAAGGGAGAGCAAAATTTATCAAAGGTTATAGTTTGATCCAACAAACGGCGAATCTaatgtatgttataaatcatgtcaaagCACTGACTACTGGCACGAATTTTAACTGCCATATACTTTCCAAGGTTTGCTATGAGATACTCCAATCCTAAAATAGACTGTCTTGCATACACAAATATTGCAGAAAACAAATTTGAGACTTGAATGGAAGTTatgtgttttcattttatttttattttaaagagtgTTTTGGGTAATTCAAATTGTGTCTACTATGAGCAtggcaactttttttttaagaatgtaGTAATTCAGTTGTATACGGGGAATTGATAATTTATCATTTTGTCTCTTTCGTATTGCTGCTCGAAATTTGTGTTAAATCTGTGCAATtctaatgaaggtaaatccagaaatgcATATCCAATTTCGATTAAACAATGTAGCTAGTGAGATCATGACTGCACTTTACTTTGTGAATGTTTTTTATTAATCCGTAATAAAGGAAGCATGAATAATCCAATCCAATGTATACGATACAGTAAGATTGTAAGAACAACACTTCCTCGGGAACAGCTTATAGATATCAAGAGGAAGAGCCAATATCCTCTGAATATATTTCTCACAATGGTGTAATGGTATAACGTGTACTTATATAACGACATTTTGGCGTTattctgaattttaaattttttgtgaTGGACCAGAAATGCAGATTTGGGTAACCCGATTTGTGATTTTAAAAAAGGACCAGAAATACATAGCTGCAATTTTAATAACGCTTAAATTTTATAGTGCCTGAATTattcaaaatgatatatatttggGGAAATTTTCATTCGATGTAGAATGTTaccaaaacaaacatttaaaatttgttaatcaaattttgaatttatgggAATATCTGTGAAATATGTAATAAGTACTAACATATTATAAAGAATCTTTGATATTCGTAATCCAGTAGGTTGCAGCAACTTTCTAATTCTGAACCTGTGAGCGAATCAAAAGGAGAAATTGGTCCTAcatcttttactttttttatatcaaaacgGTCTAAGATATATAATACTAAAATCGGGCATGGATCCCTGATTGAAAGTTCCTTTGAAAATAACTATTGTTAGACGATTAGAATTAAAACAATGCTATTTCCTAGAGTTTCAGGCATGCTTGTTGGCTATTAAAGAAACACAActtaaactttttaaatatattgaaatgaatTTGAGAGCATtattcataattatttattttttgaagacAAACTTTCAACACATAAcaatcagaacagaaaaaaaataacagtgtAAGATCAAGCAACTGACAAAgccaatataataaaattagatgcgactttcatacaagtgagatgtttagctagctttaaaactaggtttactccaccattttctacataagaaaataccagtaccatgtcaggaatatgacagttgttatccattcgtttgatgtgtttgagcttttgattttgccatttacattaaggactttcctttttgaacattcatcggagttcaatatttttgtgattttactttttatttgagtCTGCACATCAAAAACTAGATATACAAGCAAAATTCGACTGCTTATATTTAATAGTGTATTTAACGAAAACCAGAGATACTTAAGCCGAATATGCAGATTAATCATTATCTATGGATAATCTTAAATGATCTGAAATTTGCTTAAACAACTGAAGGACCCAATTTTACTACATCACATTAAATGTTCGGTTATATGTAGACCCGACATGAACAATTCAATAAACTTTGTTGGTGTAAAATTTCAGTCGATTTTGTTATGAGGGTAGAGTGATTCCACGAAATAGTTTCTTCATTAAAATTGGACTCGGTTCGTTCATTAAGGGGTTAAAATAAGCGAATGACGTCAATAAAGTTAAGTACTCTCGGAAAGGTTTTGGTAAACAACTTAAAATTTTGAAGTGTTGAGTAAAAATTAACATAGTATGTTCATGTTCCCGTATTATAGAAATTGTATTGTTTAAACATTcttatctatgtttttttttataattctgaaCACATATCTCCAATATCgtcaaaaagtgtttaaaatactacattttttgtaattttagataTGTTAGTTGGATTTGGTATTGGAAGATTGTTTACAAATACTTCCAGAAAAAAAATACGCTATAACCCTTCGTAATTTAAGGACTATAGATAAACAGGTCAAAGAGAAAAATGCACATTTTGTGAGAAATCAGATATAGGAGACTAATATAAGAATATATTAAAACGTCTTTCACTGAAAAACGTAATTGTTCAAATGAAGAAACTTTTATTTGGAGATAAATGTTTCTATATAAAGAGTGTAAACTAATTATAATTTAAACATCTATGTCATTCTGACTGACCACATTATCCTGTTGTATACATGCATGTTCTACCGCATTGCCCGGTTGATTAACATATGTATCAACTGTTGAAAGTTAAATTGTTAACATTTCATTGCAATGTGTGCcgagcattttgaaatttgaaaattgaacTATGGAGAATGGATAGGTTTGTAATAATCTGTAAAAAGGAATACCATTTACTTCTATAGATAATAATTTATTATATGAAAACAGTCAATTGCAATGTTCCAAATCGATATTGCATGAAATTAACGGAACAAATTGCATCAACCTGCggtttaaaaatcaaaatccACCGTAAGAACAAGTTTAAATGCATCGAAATAGAAAAACAATATTAACGAAAAACTAGAAACTACAAGTCGAAGGGATGGAGCTCAGGGATGACGTCAAATTTACCATTTACAAATGGTTTAATATCTACGTTGTTACTTGTAATCCTATGTAACTCAGGATAGGAAACGTAAGCCCATGAAATCCGTATCAAATAGGAGATATACACCTCATATTCATGCGCTTCTGGAATGGTGCTTTAAAGAAGTGCAAACTTTTATGTTTGATCATTTGATTCATTTTGTAACTCTGTAAatattaatactgataaatataacgtatataaaatttgttgaaataaCTTCATCTTCGATTTCTTTTAAAATCTGTGTAAggaagatataaataaattttaaatttagttcCTCTTTAGAATTCATAAGATTCCCTcagattctttttctttttttttttgtttaccttGATTCGTTtctttttaatgaatttataaaatttaaacaccgTAAAACTATGGTTGCCTCTAAACTAAAAtacgagaaaaattcaaaacggaaagtcaaacggcataaatcaaaagctcaaacacatcaaacgaatggatcacaactgtcaaattcctcaatcggtacatgcattttcttatgtagaaaatgttagaTTAAACCTtgttctgagcgtcactgatgagtcttatgtagacgaaacgcgcgtctggcgtattaaattacaatcctgtATCGGTATTTTGGAACGAGATGACATTTTCAATGTTGCATATTAAACTTGAATGCCATAAACAAGGATTGCCGTTCCATTTATTACTCGGTCGTCAGCAGATACCTATCGCCttaaaaaattcaaaaggaaCCTAGCAATTCATCTAATTCAACAACAAACATCAGAAGAGTTCTCTTATGCTCATATGAAACCTTGAAATAAGTAGAAAATTTATCATATCTGAAAATCATACTGATAAGTctctttaaataatttattttaagatttgaacTGAAAGAATATAGAAATTTTGTTAATTTGGTGACAGTGTATGTACCTTGAAAAAATCCATTTTGATTTTACAAGATGCAGAACCAGTTCAATTCCTGATGATGTCCGGTAAAATTACTGCTACAGTAAAATCTTAAGGTTTCGGTCCATCTTATTAAGGCAATGGATAGTGTGAGGAAGTACCTTTTCCTTTATGTTGGTATAAACGGACATTCATCACTTGTGCAAAGTAAAATGACATGGTTTAATGGTAGGACTCATGTCATCCATCTTTTGATAATTCTGGATGCACtactttaaacaaacattgtAATTGTATGAAACCATGTGGTTTCGCAATTAGTGGAACATTTTAACTAGGGAAAACGCAAAACTGTTCTTTAAATTTCGTAAATATCCAGAAAATTTGCTATTTTAATGTGCCTTGATGTTAAGCTATTGTTAAAAACAGACGAATCTCAATTGTTATTTATAGTGTAATACagatatacatattgtttaaggCTAATCGATGAATTGGATCTGCACATTTGATGGACTACATATTAACTCAcattaattaaatcaaaattgggatataaaagtgtttttttaagcAATATGCACAACAAATTGTCGCACTGAACGGCATGATTTTGAACTTTTCTTGATCTGAAAGTGTAAAGTTTTCTGTAAAGTTTCGttcttcaatttttttacattttagataTAGTTAGGTAGCaaagttttcatatttcttaATCCGATAAAGATCTTTTTGGGTTGTGCTGATATATGTCTCCATGTATATTAGAATTTGACCCAGACTATTTAGTACTTAAGTACTTTTATTTACTTCTTTAGTTAGCTACTGTTGAAAGAGTGTCTAGTCAAATATAAGTAGTAACTTTTACGTAAGAGGGTCAGTAGAGTCAACAACAACTAATTATTCAGCGTCGTATTTCAGGAACTCTTGATTGATTATGATTAATAACTATTAATGTGCCCTCAGTGTTAGTCGTgttatttttatacaaacaagCATCAAGGTCGATATATTTAGGCTAATGATAAAAGTAGTCatctttgtttcattttttacaaCATCAGGCCTTAGTTGTTTGCACTTGTTACTCATTGAGTAAACTTCAAACGTTCGGCTAAAAAATCTCATTTTCTCTTTTGTCATGCTTGAACATTTCTGTTGTCTTTTGTCATGCCTGATTATTTCTGTGTTCTATTGTCATGCTTGAACTTTTATTTGCTCTGTTGTCATGCTTTAAAATGCGTCTTACTATTGTCATGTTTGAACGTTGCTGTTTTCTATAAAATGCTTGAACTTtgtattttggtatttttttctgtgtatattacTTTCTTCGACTACAActaaaatagtatgaaattcaaaacagtgtagctgtggccattgattgacacattaaaatcattcattgactgggacaatttaggtgaacgtttgtatgtaacgaccaatgctcactatgtactttttaaagacacttaaactatggggtcaccaaaggttctcaacacctaaataaagtaattcgaaaaattaatcagaaataacacgatattttgatttatatcaattatataaatcaaaacacaaaggttattcctgattaatttttcgaattattttataattaaaggcgttaagaaacctttgttgaccccacagtttaaatgtctatcgtaggtacgtcatgaacagtggttgttacagacaaacgttcacgtaaattgtcccagttaatggatgattttgatgggtcaatcaatggccacagctacactgttttgaatttcatactaatagataaaaacaaattatcgTATGTTTCGATGTCGCCATAATACGATTAAAGGTGTCTCGTTAAAATAATAGATCAATGTCATTTCAACTTATCATGAATCTTTTCTTAATCTGTGATGCAACAGATGCCTTCACAAAAATACAAACCGTACACAGTCTGAATATTTGTTACCTAAATGTATTGATTAAAATTAATTACTTATATTAAGGAAAagttatttacaaaatgtatactagtaccATGGACATTGTGTGTATCATATTCCTACTTTTTCTTTGCAGAAGATATGTCGTCATTTTAAAAAATGCCAATATCAAGAGCAGTTCTGTATCTCCGGGATGAATTGTTAAACAATGCTTCTGAACAAAAAGGTGGAGACACAAAAACATGTATTACAGAAAAATTCGTGTTAGGTTCTGGTAGTGAGGCCATGTACGATGCGAGATTTGATTCTGTTCGAACTTTATCTGATGAAAAAGATGAATACATAAAAGATTCCGAAGAAGGAGATGATAATGTGTTTTATGACTCTGAAAGACCAGCTGAAACTGGTTATATTTGTCTACAAAGTGTTCCATATCCAATGCTGTCACCCAGACCCTTCTATTCTCATTCCGCTGACAATATGTTCCCAGATGCACCTCTCGATTTACGACAAAGAAACCTAAGTCAATCAATAATTGACGGAGAATACGAATGTAAACCATTATCAAGATGTCCCCGGCGTAATTTTACGAACAGCCGAGAACGATGGCGTCAACAAAACGTAAACGGAGCTTTTGCTGAGTTACGACGATTAGTTCCTACCCATCCACCAGATAAGAAACTAagtaaacatgaaattttaaaactcACAATAAAATATATAGGACTTCTAAGTGGTGTTTTGGAATATCAGAAAGCACAGACAAATGAAAATGAGGGTGATATTGTTAAACATGAAATATCAGCTAGTGGTGAAGACACTAATATGAATACAGAAACACAATCTACCCACACTGTATGGGACGACAAAGTGTTTGATTCAAACAGTCCCGAGAGCGACGATTCCAACTGATTTGGTTTGGCTAAGCAAACGTGAGACATTCCAGTGAATGGAAAATGACATtgtttgttgttgaatttatgattaaatttagttttaaaagaaaatacctgTTTTATTGTCATATCATTTTCTATATGTATTCAAACTTTgtcaaagaaaaatatataaatgatatacttGTCGAAAAAGTTATTTCAGACAATtaccaatttaaaacaaaaaaatgaaattgggcTAATTATGAAAAGTGTTACAATACCATTTAAAAATAGgcatatttaagaaagaaaaaaaaacctaccgTCATATACACATATCAGAAACtattaattacatttaaaaaaaaagtaacagcttgaaaaaaaaccattcaaTAAAACTATGTGACGATGAAAATGAACAACAAtactt
This sequence is a window from Mytilus edulis chromosome 1, xbMytEdul2.2, whole genome shotgun sequence. Protein-coding genes within it:
- the LOC139494985 gene encoding uncharacterized protein; amino-acid sequence: MPISRAVLYLRDELLNNASEQKGGDTKTCITEKFVLGSGSEAMYDARFDSVRTLSDEKDEYIKDSEEGDDNVFYDSERPAETGYICLQSVPYPMLSPRPFYSHSADNMFPDAPLDLRQRNLSQSIIDGEYECKPLSRCPRRNFTNSRERWRQQNVNGAFAELRRLVPTHPPDKKLSKHEILKLTIKYIGLLSGVLEYQKAQTNENEGDIVKHEISASGEDTNMNTETQSTHTVWDDKVFDSNSPESDDSN